In one Lycium barbarum isolate Lr01 chromosome 7, ASM1917538v2, whole genome shotgun sequence genomic region, the following are encoded:
- the LOC132604373 gene encoding agmatine deiminase-like isoform X2 has protein sequence MDMKGTPVENGYRMPAEWEPHSHTWMGWPERPDNWRNNAVHGQRVFATVASAISRFEPVTVCASAAQWENARSLLPKHIRVVEMSMNDSWFRDTGPTFVIRNTAANAEHVMPSVAGIDWTFNSWGGVDDGCYEDWSHDLLVARKILAIEKVPRFQHSMILEGGSIHVDGEGTCLTTEECLLNKNRNPHLSKEQIENELKAYLGVRKVIWLPRGLFGDDDTNGHIDNMCCFVKPGVVLLSWIDDQSDPQYERSIEALSILENTSDANGRKIQVIKLHVPGPLYMTDEEEDGLFQDGDGKTRTSGTRLAASYVNFYIANGAIITPQFGDKKWDEEAIRVLSLAFPDYEVVGIEGAREIVLGGGNIHCITQQQPTGPEYSPKVMTGSIS, from the exons ATGGATATGAAAGGAACACCTGTTGAAAATGGGTATCGTATGCCTGCAGAATGGGAACCTCACTCTCATACTTGGATGGGTTGGCCT GAGCGTCCAGATAACTGGCGAAATAATGCAGTGCATGGTCAGCGTGTATTTGCAACTGTAGCATCTGCTATTTCAAGATTTGAACCAGTAACAGTCTGTGCTAGTGCTGCTCAG TGGGAAAATGCACGCAGCTTGTTGCCTAAACATATCAGGGTTGTGGAGATGAGCATGAATGATTCTTGGTTTCGTGATACTGGTCCAACT TTTGTCATCAGAAATACTGCAGCAAATGCAGAACATGTAATGCCAAGTGTTGCAGGGATTGATTGGACCTTCAATAGCTGGGGTG GTGTTGATGATGGCTGTTACGAAGACTGGAGTCATGACCTTCTTGTTGCAAGAAAG ATTTTGGCAATTGAAAAGGTCCCAAGGTTTCAGCACTCTATGATTCTTGAAGGTGGAAGCATTCACGTTGATGGAGAAG GGACTTGTCTCACAACAGAAGAGTGCCTCCTGAACAAAAACAGGAATCCCCATTTATCTAAAGAACAGATTGAGAATGAACTAAAAGCATATCTTGGAGTCAGGAAGGTTATTTGGCTGCCTCGAGGGTTGTTTG GTGATGATGatacaaatggtcatattgatAACATGTGCTGTTTTGTGAAGCCTGGTGTTGTTTTGCTGTCTTGGATTGATGATCAGTCTGATCCACAGTATGAAAGATCCATTGAAGCCCTCTCTATTCTCGAAAATACTTCTGATGCCAATGGTAGAAAAATACAAGTAATCAAACTCCATGTACCTGGGCCACTCTATATGACAGACGAGGAGGAAGATGGACTATTTCAG GATGGTGATGGTAAAACTAGGACTTCAGGTACAAGGCTTGCTGCTTCTTATGTAAACTTCTACATTGCTAACGGTGCAATTATTACTCCGCAATTTGGGGATAAAAAATGGGATGAAGAAGCTATTAGAGTCCTCTCACTGGCATTTCCAGATTATGAG GTTGTAGGAATTGAAGGTGCAAGGGAAATTGTATTGGGAGGTGGAAATATACATTGTATCACACAGCAGCAGCCAACCGGCCCAGAATATTCACCCAAGGTCATGACTGGCTCCATATCTTAG
- the LOC132604373 gene encoding agmatine deiminase-like isoform X1, with amino-acid sequence MDMKGTPVENGYGMPAEWEPHSHTWMGWPERPDNWRNNAVHGQRVFATVASAISRFEPVTVCASAAQWENARSLLPKHIRVVEMSMNDSWFRDTGPTFVIRNTAANAEHVMPSVAGIDWTFNSWGGVDDGCYEDWSHDLLVARKILAIEKVPRFQHSMILEGGSIHVDGEGTCLTTEECLLNKNRNPHLSKEQIENELKAYLGVRKVIWLPRGLFGDDDTNGHIDNMCCFVKPGVVLLSWIDDQSDPQYERSIEALSILENTSDANGRKIQVIKLHVPGPLYMTDEEEDGLFQDGDGKTRTSGTRLAASYVNFYIANGAIITPQFGDKKWDEEAIRVLSLAFPDYEVVGIEGAREIVLGGGNIHCITQQQPTGPEYSPKVMTGSIS; translated from the exons ATGGATATGAAAGGAACACCTGTTGAAAATGGGTATGGTATGCCTGCAGAATGGGAACCTCACTCTCATACTTGGATGGGTTGGCCT GAGCGTCCAGATAACTGGCGAAATAATGCAGTGCATGGTCAGCGTGTATTTGCAACTGTAGCATCTGCTATTTCAAGATTTGAACCAGTAACAGTCTGTGCTAGTGCTGCTCAG TGGGAAAATGCACGCAGCTTGTTGCCTAAACATATCAGGGTTGTGGAGATGAGCATGAATGATTCTTGGTTTCGTGATACTGGTCCAACT TTTGTCATCAGAAATACTGCAGCAAATGCAGAACATGTAATGCCAAGTGTTGCAGGGATTGATTGGACCTTCAATAGCTGGGGTG GTGTTGATGATGGCTGTTACGAAGACTGGAGTCATGACCTTCTTGTTGCAAGAAAG ATTTTGGCAATTGAAAAGGTCCCAAGGTTTCAGCACTCTATGATTCTTGAAGGTGGAAGCATTCACGTTGATGGAGAAG GGACTTGTCTCACAACAGAAGAGTGCCTCCTGAACAAAAACAGGAATCCCCATTTATCTAAAGAACAGATTGAGAATGAACTAAAAGCATATCTTGGAGTCAGGAAGGTTATTTGGCTGCCTCGAGGGTTGTTTG GTGATGATGatacaaatggtcatattgatAACATGTGCTGTTTTGTGAAGCCTGGTGTTGTTTTGCTGTCTTGGATTGATGATCAGTCTGATCCACAGTATGAAAGATCCATTGAAGCCCTCTCTATTCTCGAAAATACTTCTGATGCCAATGGTAGAAAAATACAAGTAATCAAACTCCATGTACCTGGGCCACTCTATATGACAGACGAGGAGGAAGATGGACTATTTCAG GATGGTGATGGTAAAACTAGGACTTCAGGTACAAGGCTTGCTGCTTCTTATGTAAACTTCTACATTGCTAACGGTGCAATTATTACTCCGCAATTTGGGGATAAAAAATGGGATGAAGAAGCTATTAGAGTCCTCTCACTGGCATTTCCAGATTATGAG GTTGTAGGAATTGAAGGTGCAAGGGAAATTGTATTGGGAGGTGGAAATATACATTGTATCACACAGCAGCAGCCAACCGGCCCAGAATATTCACCCAAGGTCATGACTGGCTCCATATCTTAG